A window of Diospyros lotus cultivar Yz01 chromosome 14, ASM1463336v1, whole genome shotgun sequence contains these coding sequences:
- the LOC127791040 gene encoding glycerol kinase, producing MSDEEVFVGAVDQGTTSTRFIIYDRRARPIGSHQVEFTQFCPQAGWVEHDPMEILESVRVCITKAIDKATADGYNVDSGLKAVGLTNQRETTVVWSKSTGRCLYNAIVWMDGRTSSICRKLEAELPGGRTHFVETCGLPISTYFSALKLLWLLENIDDVKAAVEKKDALFGTVDSWLIWNLTGGVNGGLHVTDVSNASRTMLMDLKTLDWDKSTLETLRIPAEILPKIVSNSEVIGKISTGWPIPGIPIAGCLGDQHAAMLGQSCRKGEAKSTYGTGAFILLNTGEEIIQSKHGLLSTLAFKLGPDAPANYALEGSIAIAGAAVQWLRDSLGIIRTASEIEDLASLVDSTGGVYFVPAFNGLFAPWWRDDARGVCIGITRFTNRCHIARAVLESMCFQVKDVLDSMHKDAGEKGEVKNESGEFLLRVDGGATVNNLLMQIQADLLGSPVVRPADIETTAIGAAYAAGLAVKLWTEETIFSSGEKMEKAAIFRPTLQEEVRKKKVDSWCKAVSRAFDLADLAL from the exons atgtcTGACGAGGAAGTGTTCGTCGGCGCCGTCGATCAGGGAACCACCAGCACCCGATTCATCATCTACGACCGGCGGGCCCGGCCGATTGGCTCTCACCAGGTCGAGTTCACTCAGTTCTGCCCACAAGCAGG ATGGGTGGAGCACGATCCGATGGAGATTCTGGAGAGCGTGAGAGTGTGCATCACGAAGGCGATAGACAAGGCGACCGCCGACGGGTACAACGTCGACAGCGGGCTGAAGGCCGTAGGGCTGACGAACCAGAGAGAGACCACCGTGGTTTGGAGCAAGTCCACCGGCAGGTGTCTCTACAACGCCATTGTTTGGATGGACGGTCGCACCAGTTCCATTTGCAG GAAATTAGAGGCAGAATTACCAGGTGGAAGAacccattttgttgagacatGCGGTTTGCCGATAAGCACTTACTTCAGCGCTCTGAAGCTGCTATGGTTATTGGAAAATATTGACGATGTTAAAGCGGCTGTGGAGAAGAAGGATGCCCTGTTTGGAACTGTAGACTCCTGGTTGATTTGGAATTTGACTGGAGGAGTAAATGGAGGTTTACATGTCACCGATGTTTCGAATGCGTCAAGAACAATGCTTATGGATCTTAAAACACTTGATTGGGATAAATCCACACTGGAAACCCTCAGAATTCCAGCTGAAATTTTGCCCAAAATTGTTAGCAACTCGGAGGTTATAGGAAAAATATCAACCGGGTGGCCAATTCCTGGGATCCCAATTGCCGGATGCCTTGGGGATCAACATGCCGCTATGCTGGGGCAATCTTGCAGGAAAGGCGAAGCAAAAAGTACTTATGGAACCGGGGCTTTCATTCTACTAAACACTGGTGAAGAAATAATTCAGTCTAAACACGGTCTATTGAGCACCTTAGCTTTTAAACTCGGTCCAGATGCCCCGGCAAATTATGCTCTTGAGGGCTCAATTGCCATAGCGGGAGCTGCTGTCCAGTGGCTTAGGGACAGCCTTGGGATAATTAGGACTGCAAGTGAGATTGAAGATTTGGCATCTCTAGTTGACTCCACCGGTGGGGTTTATTTTGTACCGGCATTCAATGGATTGTTTGCTCCTTGGTGGCGTGATGATGCCCGTGGAGTTTGTATAGGGATAACGAGGTTTACAAACAGGTGTCACATAGCTCGGGCGGTGCTGGAGAGTATGTGTTTCCAGGTGAAAGATGTGTTGGATTCTATGCACAAGGATGCAGGTGAGAAGGGTGAGGTGAAAAATGAGAGCGGAGAATTTTTGCTTAGGGTGGATGGTGGTGCCACCGTCAACAACCTTTTGATGCAAATTCAG GCAGACTTGTTGGGTAGCCCCGTGGTAAGACCAGCCGACATAGAAACAACTGCCATCGGGGCAGCCTATGCAGCTGGCTTGGCCGTTAAGTTATGGACAGAAGAGACGATTTTCTCTTCCGGGGAAAAGATGGAGAAAGCCGCCATTTTCCGGCCAACATTGCAGGAagaagtgaggaagaagaaggtggacTCTTGGTGCAAAGCTGTTTCCAGGGCATTTGACTTGGCTGATCTAGCTCTCTAA